The genomic interval TCCTATTTTTTTCATATTTTTTGAGGCCCCATGTGAGCTGCGATCGCTATTTTGATAATGACCTTCTGGGCGTTACCAAAAATACTGATTGACTTCGAACGACGGTTTGATTGGTGGCCAGTCCTGCCAAGGCTCAAGATAGTTGCGTCTTCGCTGGGGCATGCGATCGCATGTACCCAGACTTGGGACAGTGGAACCAGCGCCAGCATCGGGCGCAAGCAATTAATTGGATCAATAGAATATTCTTTATTGAATAAGCCTGGCTTATAGACTGAATTGAGCATTACGTTCTAAACTCGAGCCCCAAAGGGGTTTACCCCCGGAAAGATTGGTATAGACTGATAGTCATGGCAGAAGCCGAAAGGATTGATTAAAGTCAATCGAAGCCTTGGCTATACTGGGCCTAAGCCTGGTTTTTGGGCTTCACCCTATTGCCATCGCTACCAGCGATCCAGTTTTGATGCGCTGCAAGGAGGTTTTGTGGTCAGTTTTCGGCTATCGATCTGCCGCAGGTTTTGGGTTGCCGCTGGCGTCCTGATAGTCAGCGCCATGCAGCCCCATTGAGGAGCGGGATGGATGGGCCAGGGAAGGGAGGTCACAGCTTGAGGCTTGCTGTGACCTCCCTCCCTAACCCGATCCCCTCTCCTTCTCCAGCACTGGTTCAGAGAGAGATGACCAGGGGCAAAAGCGTGGGGCCTCCATCGCCAACAGCAGCTCCGCACCCCTTTGCCCTGGTGCCTGAACCAGCCTACCCCGGTCGGTCTCCCCAAAGAAAGACCGGGGTGGGTTTCCTCTTCACCACCTCTGCTGCAGCCAGGCTACAACGCAGGTCACAACAGTGGCCACAGCGAACGTAGGACATGATTGCCTATTCGTGCGATCGCTGGCAGACAGTCCTAACGCTTGCCTGGCTGAGGATCCCCACAATATCGATGAGGCCGTGTTTTGGCCCCTGCAAATTCCCGTTTTGTTGGTTATGCTTTAGCCAGCCGATGTTCTAACTCAAAGCGCTATGAATCAGAAGAATGTACTGTCCGTGCTTGGCTGCTCAGGCTCATTGGCGCTAGCCGTAGCATTTGCCAGTCCTGCCTCTGCGAGTTTGATGGCGCCAGGTGAGGCTGAACAACTTCGGGCTGAAGCGGCTTTTTTGGTGGCCAGCCAGGACCGGGGCAGCACTCTGCGCGATGCCCTGGGCTGTAGCTGTGCCACCTGCCAATCTACCCAGCGACAAACCCTGTTCTAAACTTCTCTGGTTTGCAAACAGATTGCCCTGGGTCTGGGCCGGTGGTGATTCGCCCCGGCAGGCTGTTTAGGAATCTGGCTGTTTAAGAATAAGTAGGAATGGGCGTAAGTAGAAAGGCACTATCGAAGACGCGATTAAAAACTTAAGCTCTGCGCAGGGTGGGCAAAGCAAAATCGGCCCATCAACACCGCTGATTGAAGAGTAAATTATCGCGATCAAACACTCTCTCCGAGTCCTCTAAAGGGCGATCGCAGGTCTTTCAGCATTAAGATCCACCTGTGCCTGTCTGGCCACTATTGAGGCAGGTGCCGTAAGATTTTGTTGACCTGGTAAGCTGTCCCTATGGACTTTGAGCAGGCGATCGCCGCCGCCAATGCCAAGCTGCAAGCCCACTGCGATCGCTCCCTCACCGACCTAGAGATCGATCTGTTGCGCGGTGCCTGGAATAACCTCACCTACGAGCAAATCGCTGACCTATCGGGCTACTCGCTCAACTACCTCCAGCGCGACTTTGGGCCCCGGTTCTGGAGGCTGCTGAGCGAGGCCTATGGCCGCAAGGTGAGTAAGGTCAACGCCAGGGCGGTGTTGTCGAAGGGGGTGGGGAGTGGGAGAGTGGGAGGGTGGGAGAGTGGGAGGGCAGGCAGTGGACGCATCCCACCACCCCATCACCCCATCACCCCATCACTCGACGGACCCCCTAACCTGGTCGGACGGCAGACAGAGTGGGCGGTGCTGCACCAGTGGGGCCAGGGACTGGGGCGACTCGGCCCGGCAGATCCGGCTCGGCCCGTGCTGCTGCTGACGGGGGAGCCGGGGATTGGCAAGACCCGCTTGTTAGAAGAATTTTGCGCTAGGGTGCAGCAACAGCAGGGGCGGGTGCTGTGGGGGAGCGGTTTTGCGGCGGAGATGATGCGCCCCTACGGCATCTGGATTGATGCGCTGCGATCGCTCGCTCTGCCCACCAAAGCAGAGCTTGCCCTCGAGCTGGGTTTTTTGCTGCCGGAGCTGGGCCAGCCTACCCAGGCGCTGCCCGACCCCAGCCACCTGTTCGATGCGGTGGTGAAACTGCTGGAGCAATGGGCCAGGCAGGCGCCGCTTCTGCTGGTACTGGATGACATTCAATGGCTGGATGAGGCGTCGGCGGCGCTGCTGCACTACGCCCTGCGGGTGCTGCGATCGCGGCCAGTGTGGATGGCATGCACGGCACGGTCGGGGGAGCTGGCCGACAATGCCGCCGTGGCCAAGGTGCTGCGATCGCTGCGGCGGGAGCAGCGGCTGCAAACCCTGGCGATTTCCCCCTTAGATGCAGGCCAGATCGCTGAGTTGATGACTCGATCGACGGCAACCGCCCCCAGTTTGGCAGCCGAGCAGGTGTTTGTGGACAGCGGCGGCAACCCCCTGCTGGCGCTGGAAATTGCGCGATCGCAGGGGCACGCCCAAACTAGCTCCGCCAGCAGTCTGGAGGTGCTAATCGGCGATCGCCTGGAGCAGCTCGACGATTCCACCCGCGAGCTACTGCCCTGGCTGGCGGCGTTGGGCCGCAGTTTTCAACCCAGCACCGTTGCCCTGGTGGCCGACTGCTCCACGGGGCAGCTGTTGACGGCGATCGAGCAGCTCGAGCAGCAGTCCATCATTCGCCCTACCACAGCGCTGTCCGGTGCCACGCCGCCGATCAACGGGTATGACTTTGCCCACGGCATCATCCGCCAGGTGGTCTACCAGCAGCTCTCGGCCCCCCGCCGCCAGCTGATTCACCAGCAGATTGCCCAGCGGTTGCACCAGCAGGCCCCCGACGACGACACCCTGGCCAGCGACATTGCCTACCATGCCGGGTTGGGCGGTGACCCTGCCCTAGCGGTGGCGGCGGCGGTGCGGGCCGCCGAGCACAGCCTCAAGCTGTTTGCCTACGGCGAGGCGCTCCACCAGGCCCAGCAGGGGCTGGCTCACTGTCAGGCGCTCGATCGCCCGGCCCAGATTTTGGCTCAGACCCAGCTGCTGCGCGTGTCGGCCCTGGCGGGGTTTTCGGCGGAGTCTGCCGCCCAGCTCGAAGTCGAGGCCCAGCAGCTCATGCAGGAAGCCAAACGCCTGGGCCTGACCGACGCCGAAGCCGGGGCGCTAGAAATTCTGCTGATTTTGCAGTTTGAGGGAAACAATTACCGCAAAGTGCACCAGCACTCCCTGCGGGCGGCTGAAGTCGGTCGTCTGGCCAGCCCCGTGACCACGGCGCGGATGCTGGCCTACAGTGGGGCCTGCCTGGCCGAAATTGGCCGCGACATGGCCCGTGCTGAAGCGCTGCTGCTAGAGGCCCAGGCTTTGGCCAGCCGGGCGGGCATCGAGCACTGTGACATTGCCAGCGGCTTGGGGTCGGTGCATCGCCACTGCGGGCGCTACGACCAGGCCCGGTTGCACTTTCAGCGGGCCTGGCGCATGGCCCAGACCCAGCGCGACCACTGGCGCGAATCGACCTGCCTGAGCTACCTAGCGATGACCGAGCTAGAGGCCGGGGCCCCGGATGCGGCCCTGCCCTACTGTGCCGAAATTGTCGCTGTAGCGGCCCACATGCCCGAAGACAGCAGTGCGGCAGCGATCGCCCAGGCTCTGGCAGCGGTGGCCCACTACCAGCTCGACACCCCCGCCGCCGCGCCCGAGCTGGCCCAGGCGATCGCCGCCCTGGAAGAGGCCGATGCCAAACGTATGCTGGCCTACGTGCTGATGCAGGCGGCTGAGATGGATCTGAGGTGCGATCGCCCCGATCTCGCCCTCAGCCGCGCCGAGCTGGCCCTGGCCCATGCTCAGATCATCAACCACCCCAGCGAAATTGCCCAGAGCTGGGCGATCGCGGTGCAGGGGGCGATCGCCACAGCAAACATGCCCCAGGCCATTGCCCAGTTTGAGGCCCTCTACCCTACTATCAACCTCTACGACCTCAGCCTGCCCGCCCAAACCGCCGTCAACCAGGCCGTCCAGCAAATACAGCCCGATCGCAAATAAGGAACCTCCCATGTCGCTTATCGTTGTCGAAACCCTGGCCGATGCACCCCTGACCCCAGAGAACCCTACCGAAACCGACTACAAAATCCTCGACTGCCTGGGGGCGCGCCTGGGCACCTGGCAGTATTCGCTGCTATCGAGCGATCGCCTGCGCATGCTCTGTGTCTTCGAGGCTCCCGACGCCGAGGCGGTGCGCGAGTCCTACCACCGAGCCGGGGGTGCCTTTGACCGGATTTGGAGCGCCCAGCGGATGGCGCCAGCCACGCCGTCCCAGGCTAATGGGGCCACACTCCAGGTGATTGAGAGCGTCTATTCCCCAGCGCTGACCCTTGACCAGTGGCAGGCCACCCACGACTCGCTCCAGGCCTACTTTGCAGGGCAAGAAGGGGTGGAATGGGTCAAGTCCTACCTTTCGCTCAACCGCATCCGAGGCTTTTGTGAACTGTATGCCCCCGACACCGAGGTAATACAGGCGGGCTATCGACAGGCGGGGGGGCCGTTTCATCGGGTGTGGTCGGCGAAGGTGATTCAGGCCTAGGGCAGGCGGAGGAGATATTACCGACCGGATGGCGCCTTGGAGACCTGGCCTGGCGGTAGGGCGGCGTCAGCAGGGGAATGATGTCGGTGGCGGGGATGGTGCGATCGCAAATCTGCAATGCGCTAGTCATAGGGGGCAACCTCAATGAATTGCTGGGACTTGAAGCAGGGAAAGTTGAGATCCCAGGGTTCTAAGCGCAAGGCTTTGGTCATTTGGGCTGGTGGGTCGCAGAACCCTGGGATTTGGGTTAGAACGGGTCGGTGCTCAACACTCTGGTCAGCGGTGTGTACTGGACGCTAAAGATAAGCGCTGTTGCGTAGGAAGCAGCGTTTAAGGGGCGATCACGAGTCCAATCGCCGCCAGTGCCTTGAATCTGAATAATGTTGTTGGCGTCGTAGCGCTCCTTGAATCCCCTGGTGCCGACAATCTCATGCTTCAGGGTGTCGTAGATGAAACTAATCCCCTGCTCCCCCCACTCTGGGGCAATGTCGGCCCGGTCGTGGCCAGTTTTGTCGTCATCGTTGATATCTACATGCACTGCCAAGAACCGCCGATTGGGGTTGACAAAGTGAGTGAACGTTTGATCTCTAACCACGTCACTATCGGTGAAAGGGCCAAAGTCAAACCTGCGATCGTCAATTCTCACCGTGCCGACAAAGTCAGCCTGATGCCAGTTGGTAAACGGCACTCGGGGGTCAAACTGTTGTATTGCACGGATTTCGTGCAGTATCACCCGGATTCGTCCCTCTGCCAGCGGGTTTGCCTCCAAACTGAGGCGGTAGGCGCTGGTGCCTGAGCGGGCTGGGTTTCGCACTTGCAGGTAGTAGGTGCCAGGAAGAAGCATCCTGTGTTCAATCGTCTGAATTTGAGTGCCGGGTTGGGTCGATAGCTTAAGTCGCTCGATTGAATTGTTGCCTGCACCAGACGTGTCTTCGCGGTGAAGCGTCAACGTCACCCCTCCCCGCAGCGGTGTGGCCACGGCCTTAAAGGTCACCGACTGGGTCAGGGTAAAGCGATAGAATCGACTAGATTGGGGGCCAGCGTTCATGGCTCCGGCAAACTCCCGTAACCCATTGAGATGTCCGGTAATGACATCGGCTCGCTCCATCACATCTGCCGTGGCGGGCACCTGGGGCATACCCACCCGAGCGGAAAGGTGGATGCGGTAGTTGCTGAACCCCCCAAGGTCGCGACCTACCTCCAGGAGGTAGGTTCCTGCCCCCAGCCCTTCTAGGTGCAGAGGTTGACTGGGCTGGGCTGGGGAATGGGTGCCAAGAATTACATCTTTGGCTTCGACAGCATCGTCAGGGAAAAACTGACGGATTAAACGCATCGGCACCGCTGGGCTTTCCTTGCTCCAGCCCACGAACAGGGTAGCGGGTTGATGCAGGACAAAGCGATAGTAGTCCACTACAGTACCCACCACATTGCGACCCACAATTTCGCGGTGGTAGGTCTGAGCGTGGGAGGCACTGGCGGGTACCAGGTCGCCAAAGCTCATAGCCCGAGTCGGGGTGGACGTATGGCGTTCGGGGATAACGGTTTGAGCAGTCATGACGGGTTCTCCTTGGGGGAATAGATTAAGGTTTGGAGGTTTATGGCCTGGGGGAGGGCGTTGGCTACCCTTTGCCGTGCATCCGGCATCTAACACTCACTACCCCAGCAGGCCCAGCTGCTTAAACAGGCCGATCGCATCTTCTTCGCCGCGCTCTTCGACAATGCGGCCCTCCAGCAGGCGGTAGATGATGATGCCGCTGAAGCGAACAGAGCGTCTGGTCGCTTCCAGATTCAAAAAGCCGATGGGGCCAGTGTTGGTGCCCTCTGCCGTCCAGGCAATGACGACCTTGTCGCCCTCGCCAACCACGTCGGTCATCGTGAATTGCAGATCGGGCAGGGCGGTGTGCACATCGCTGACCCAGGCTTTGAAGCCATCGCGATCGAGCGGCGCAGGCAAAATTGGGTAGTCAACAATGAAATCGGGGCTGGTGAACTGGTCTACGACAGCGAGACGGCCTTTACCCCAGGTGGCGTCGCAGAACTGCTGGGCAATCTGCTTATTGCGTTCGGTGGGAGTAGGGCAAAACCACTGGTGGGCGGTGCGGCGCTGCAGGGGCAAGAGGTTGGGGGCAAGCATTAGGGGACTCCTTTTGGGGGTGGATGGGTGGATGGGTAGGCGGGTGGGCGGGTGGATGGGAACGCATTGAGGGCTGGTAGGGGCAGCGCGATCACACCCCGATCGCGGACAACGGATTTTGATTCAGATGCGCCCAGGCGATGGGCAGACAGGCATTGGCGATCGCCTCCACGTGACGAAAGTCAGTGCCGCAGCAGCCGCCCAGCACAGTGATCTGGGGAAACTGCGCCCGCAGGGCACGGTACTGCTGGCCCAGTTCGGCGGGGTTGCCGTCGTCCAGGGTTTCGGCCTCATCCAGCTCGGCATGGCTGAGGGTGGAGGCGTTGGCCCGCAGGGCGCGAATGCGCTGTACCCAGGGCTCGCCAGCGATCAGGGCATCGGCGAAGTGGGTGGGGTGGGCGCAATTGATCATGTAGTAGGCTGGCCCGTTGCCCGTGGCGCCATCCACCTGGGCAATGGCCTCGCCCAGGCTTTGCCCGCTGGGCAGGTGGCCATCGGTCTCCACGGTGAAGGAAATCACCACGGGCAGGCCCACCGCCTGGGCCGCGCGGACGATGCCGATGGCTTCCTGCACATAGTTCATGGTGAAGGCGCTAGCCAGGTCGGCCCCGGCCTCGGCAAAGGCCTGGATTTGGGGCCGGTGGTAGGTTTCGGCTGCGGCCACGGTCATGGCGGTGCTGACGCTGTAGCCATCGCCCCGGGGGCCAATGCAGCCGCTGACGACGATTGGGGTGTCGGGGGTGGCGTAGGCCTGGCGCAGCAGGTGCAGCAGGGCGATCGCCTCGCGGTTGGCCGTGGCCAGTTCCTCCGCTGAGTAGCCCAGGCGGCTACCCCAGTCGGAGTTGGCCCGCCAGGTGGGGGACTCTAACACAAAGCCCACCCGCTGCTGAACGGCCAGATCGAGGTAGGTGCGAAAGTAGTTGGCGATCGCCTGGTAGCCCTCGGCGGTTTTCAGCAGGTCGAAGGCAGCGAAGTGGGGCAAGTCAAGGCCCTGATGGAAGATAAAGGTGGTTTCCATGCCGCCGTCGGTGAGGAAGAGGCGATCGGCGAGTTGGGGGAGGGGGGGGTAGGCATGGGTGGGGGACTCCTTGGGGAATGGGGGTGAGGGGATGGGTGAGGGGGTGAGGGGAACATCAACCAACGGGCGCACCGAGCCGTCAGCGCTGCAACTGGGGGTTGCAGACTGAGGGTTGCCGAGCCGCAGCGGACTCGTTTGATTCAGGCTGAAAGCTTGGTGGTCAGGGGCTCATGGGTGGAGCACCGCTGATGTTTCTAACGATAGGGGCAAACTTTGGGCCTGTCTTTACAGAAAAGTATGCAGATGGGTAGGGTTGGCTGCCCTCAAGAGTATGGTGATGGGCTCAAGGTATGGTCTTGGCCATACCTGGGCGGAATCGGGGGCGATCGCCCCTACGAGAGCCTGAGGATCGAAGCCATCCTGGGGCTGCCAACGGCTCAAAAGTCTACTCTGATCGCCCTGGGGGCATAGGGGACGAAATAGAGTCCGGCCATTGACTAAACTACACCGTTCAGTTAAATTTTTGACAACAGCCCTTTCGCTACGGTTTGGGCTGAGGTTATGGGCTGTTAGCCTCACATTTGTGTCTTGCCCCTGTTACGTCTATGTCTATCAACCCTGATCAACCCTGGAGAAGGCCGAGTTTTTGGCTTTTAATTGGTGCTCTACTGATTGTGGGCACTGGCTCTACCCTGGCCGTTCGCAACGTTTTGCAAACCCGCCAGGCGGCCCGAGAGCAGGCCGAGCTACCGCCCCCCCGCCAGGTTAAGGTGGTGGCCCTGGGTCGGGTTGAGCCCGCCAGTCGGGTGATCGACGTCGCCCCGTCGGAGTCGGGCCGCATTGAGCGCCTGGAGGTGCAAAGGGGCGATCGCGTTGAGGCGGGCCAGATTCTCGCCTACCTCGACACCTACGATGTGCGCCGGGCCGAGCGCGATGTGGCCGCCAGTCAGCTGGCCGAGGCCCGCGCCCAGCTGGAGGCCGAAACCACCCTGGGCCGTTCCCAGGTGCAGGAGGCCAGCACCCGCGTGGCCCAAATCGACGGGCCGCAGCAGGCCGCGATCGCCGCCCAGCAATCTGCCATAGAGAGTCTCCAGGCCGAGCTGAGCGTGGCCGAAATTGATCTGGCTCGGTTTCAAGAGCTCAACGCCTCGGGGGCGATCTCCCGCCAGGAGTTCGATCGCCAGCAGGCCACCGTCAACAGTTTGCGCGCCGATCTGGGCAACGCCCAGGCAACTAAACAGCGGCTAGAGCAGACCCGCCTCAGCGACATTCAAAACGCCCAGGCCCAGGTGGTTTCGGCCCGCGCCACCAGCACCCGCGCCCAGGTGGCCAGCCGGGTCGACTCGGCGGCCCAGAGTCTGGCCCTGGCCGAGGCCCAGCTGGCCCGCACCATCGTGCGATCGCCCCAGGCCGGACAGGTGCTCGATATTTTTGCCTACCCCGGTGAGGCAGTGTCGGCCTCCGGGGGGCCGATTGTGGCCCTGGGGGACACTCGCCAGATGGTGGTGGTGGCGGAGGTCTACGAAACCGACGTGGGTCTGGTCAGGCTGGGGCAACCGGTCACCATCACCAGCCGCAATGGGGCCTTTAGCGAGACCCTGACCGGCACCGTCAGCGAAATTGGCCTGCAAATTGCCAAAAACGACGTGCTCGACGACGACCCCGCCGCCAACGCCGATGCCCGCGTGGTCGAGGTGCGGGTGGCGGTGGACCAGAGCGAGGCCGTGGCGGCACTGACCAACCTCCAGGTCGATGTCGCCATCGACATTGAGTCGTGAGGGCACCATGAAACTCCCCTCCCTGCCCCGCATTCCCCTGGCCTGGTACAACCTGCGCCACGATCGCCCCCGCCTGCTCGTGGCCGTGGCCGGGGTCACCTTTGCGGTGCTGCTGATGTTTATGAACCTGGGCTTTTTGGGAGCGCTGGTCAGCACCACCACCAACTTCTACGACCAGTTCAACGGCGACATTTTTTTAATCTCGCCCCAGTCGCTGGAAATTAGCTCCACCAAGGCATTCCCCCGCGAGCGGCTGTACCAGGCGGCGGGGCTTGAGGGGGTGGCGCGCACCATGCCCCTCTACGCCGAGTACGCCCTCTGGAAAAACCCCGAAACCAGCCTCAGTCGGGCCATGTTTGTCTACGCCTTCAACCCCAGCGACCCGGTATTTTTGATGCCCGAGCTGAATACCCCTGGGGCCAGTCAGGCGCTTCAGCAGCCCAACTCGGTATTTATCGACCGGCGATCGCGGCCCGAGTTTGGCCCCCAGACCGTGGGCCTCGAAACCGAAGCCGACCGCCGCCGCATCACCATTGTCGGCCAGTACGACCTGGGCGGAGGCTTTGCCGCCGACGGCACTTTGATCATGAGCGACCAGAACTTTCGCCGCTACTTTGCCCCCCGTTCCCTCAACCAGATCAACCTGGGCCTGGTGCTGCTGGAGCCGGGGGCCGACGCCCAGCGGGTCAAGCTGGCTCTCCAGAATCAGCTCCCCGCCGATGTTGAGGTCTACACCAAACCCGAAATCGTTCTCAAAGAAAGCCAGTTCTGGATTCAAACCACATCGATTGGCTTCATCTTTGGGCTGGGGGTGCTGGTGTCGTTCATCGTTGGCACGGTGATTGTGTACCAAATTCTCTACACCGACATTCGCGACCACCTGCGGGAATACGCGACGCTGAAGGCGATCGGCTATAGCGGCGGTTACCTGTTTAAGACCGTGATCCAAGAGGCCATTTTGCTGGCCCTGATGGGCTACGTGCCGGGGCTGGTGCTGGCCCTGGGGCTTTATGAACTGGCTTACAACGCCACGGCGGGCACGCTGCCCATGCAGATGACCATTTTTCGGGTGGTGTTTGTTTTTACCCTGACGGTGCTGATGTGCGCCCTGTCGGGCTTGATCTCGGTACGCAAGGCGGTGACAGCCGATCCGGCGGAGGTGTTTGCGTGATGCAGCGAACTCCGCTAGCCCTCCTCAACCTGCTCCACGATCGCAAGAAGTTCCTCACCTCGATGGCCGGGGTGGCCTTTGCGGTGCTGCTGATGTTTTTGTTCACGGGGTTCAAAAATGCCCTCTACGACAGCCAGACCCAGTTGCTCAGTCGGCTCAATGGCGATATCGTGCTGATCAACCGGCTGAAGGAAAACATGTTTGTGCCCCGGGCCTTTGCCCGTCGCCGCCTCTACCAGGCCCAGGCCTTCGACGGCGTGGAGGGGGCCTACGCCCTCTACATCAACGATGCCCGCTGGAAAAATCCGGAGACCCGCAAAACCCGTCCGGTGCGGGTGATCGCCTACAACCCCTCCGACCCGGTGCTGCCGCTGCCGGAGATTCTAAATCACCAGCAGGAGCTGCGCCTGCCGAATACGGCGCTGATTGACGTGCGATCGCGCGCTGAGGTCGGCCCCCGCGAAACCGGCGTGATCACCGAGCTGGCCGATCGCGAAATTCGCATTGTCGGCACCTTCAGCCTGGGCACCGACTTTGCCTCGGGCAACGGCAACTTGATCATGAGCGACCAGAACTTTTTGCGGTTTTTTGCCAATCGCGGGCCTGAGGAAACCGAGCGCAGCTTTGCCACCGCCGACATTGGTCTGCTGCGGGTGGCCCCCGGTGCCGACGTGGCTACCCTGGTGCAAACCCTGCGGGACAACCTGCCCCAGGATGTACTGGTGCTGCCCATGGATGGCCCGGAGGGGTTCATCGCCCGGGAGCGCACCTACTGGGAAGAGAACACCAACATCGGCTTTGTGTTTTCGCTGCTGACCACCATGGGCTTTGTGGTGGGAATTATTCTGGTCTACCAGATTCTCTACACCGACGTGGCCGACCACTGGTCGGAGTACGCCACCCTGAAGGCGATCGGCTACGACAATGCCTACCTGTTCGGGGTGGTAATTCAGGAGGCGGTTATTCTCTCGGTGCTGGGATTTATCCCTGGGCTGCTGATCAGCGCCCTGTTCTACAACCTGGGGGCCGCCGTTACCGGGCTGCTGTTTCAGCTCACCCTACAGCGAGTCGCTAACATTTACATCATGACGTTTGTGATGTGCCTGATTTCCGGTGCCATTGCGGTCCGCAAGGTGCAGCGTACTGACCCCGCCGAGGTATTTGGCCTATGAGTTCTGCCCCGCCCACATCCCCGTCTGCCCTGCCCGCCGCTGTTGAAGCGTCGATTCGGGTGGGCAGCCTCAGCTATTTCTTTGGCCGGGGCGATCTGCGCAAGCAGGTGCTGTTTGACATTAGCCTCGACCTGCACCCCGGCCAGATTGTGATCATGACCGGCCCCTCCGGCTCAGGCAAAACTACCCTGCTGACGCTGATTGGGGCGCTGCGATCGGCCACCGAGGGCAGCCTCCAGGTGCTGGGGCAGGAGCTGGTGGGGTTGGGCGATCGCCAGCTGGTGGGCATTCGCCGCAACATCGGCTTCATTTTTCAGGCCCACAATCTGTTTGAGTCGCTGACGGCGGCCCAGAATGTGGAAATGGCGGTGGAGCTAACCGGCCAATTCGGCAGCAAGCGCCAGCAGGCGATCGACATCCTCAGCCAGGTGGGGCTGGCCGAGCGGGCCGACTACAAGCCGGGGGCCCTGAGCGGCGGGCAAAAGCAGCGGGTGGCGATCGCCCGTGCCCTGGTCAACCAGCCCCAGCTGATTCTGGCCGACGAACCCACCGCCGCCCTCGACAAGCAGTCGGGCCGCGACGTGGTCACCCTGATGCAGCACCTGGCCCAGGAAAAGGGCTGCACCATCCTCATGGTCACCCACGACAACCGCATTCTGGACGTAGCGGATCGCATCATCAACCTGGTGGACGGGCGGCTGGAGTCCGACGAAAGCCCCCAGCAGTTCGTAGACTCCCACGCCCCCAAGTCCCTCGATCAAAAAATGTTCATCATGTGAGGGGCTGGCGAAAGCCGGTTGCGCCACCCAGAAGCAATGGTGGCACTGCCCACGCTACAAAGACTAGGATTCACTACCCATCCCCCCTCCCCCCCATCCACCCATCCCCCCTCCCCCCCATGCCCATCTCCTTCGCCAGCAACGTCCAGGCCCTCACCTACACCAAAGTCGCCGACTACCTGCAAACCGCCGCCCTGTTCAAAGACAACCTGCGAGCCTACGGTGACATCCCCCGCTTCGACGTGCTCTACGGCTCTACCCTGGTCGAAATCGAGGTGTTGCCCTGGGAAGTTCATCCCTGGGAAAAGGCCGACCTGGCGACGGTGCGGGCCACTAGCTGCGTCACCATCGGCAGCACCATCGACCACGAACTGATGCACTTTTTGCTCACCGAAAACCGCCGCATGCGGTTTGGGGCTTTTCACCTCGACGAAGCCAACCAGGTGCTGTTTGCCGAGAGCGTTCTGGGCGGCGAAAACATGGATCTGATGGAGCTTCAGACCTGCATTCTCTCCGTCGTCACCATCGCC from Leptolyngbya sp. KIOST-1 carries:
- a CDS encoding nickel-binding protein, which produces MSLIVVETLADAPLTPENPTETDYKILDCLGARLGTWQYSLLSSDRLRMLCVFEAPDAEAVRESYHRAGGAFDRIWSAQRMAPATPSQANGATLQVIESVYSPALTLDQWQATHDSLQAYFAGQEGVEWVKSYLSLNRIRGFCELYAPDTEVIQAGYRQAGGPFHRVWSAKVIQA
- a CDS encoding efflux RND transporter periplasmic adaptor subunit; amino-acid sequence: MSINPDQPWRRPSFWLLIGALLIVGTGSTLAVRNVLQTRQAAREQAELPPPRQVKVVALGRVEPASRVIDVAPSESGRIERLEVQRGDRVEAGQILAYLDTYDVRRAERDVAASQLAEARAQLEAETTLGRSQVQEASTRVAQIDGPQQAAIAAQQSAIESLQAELSVAEIDLARFQELNASGAISRQEFDRQQATVNSLRADLGNAQATKQRLEQTRLSDIQNAQAQVVSARATSTRAQVASRVDSAAQSLALAEAQLARTIVRSPQAGQVLDIFAYPGEAVSASGGPIVALGDTRQMVVVAEVYETDVGLVRLGQPVTITSRNGAFSETLTGTVSEIGLQIAKNDVLDDDPAANADARVVEVRVAVDQSEAVAALTNLQVDVAIDIES
- a CDS encoding ATP-binding protein, which codes for MDFEQAIAAANAKLQAHCDRSLTDLEIDLLRGAWNNLTYEQIADLSGYSLNYLQRDFGPRFWRLLSEAYGRKVSKVNARAVLSKGVGSGRVGGWESGRAGSGRIPPPHHPITPSLDGPPNLVGRQTEWAVLHQWGQGLGRLGPADPARPVLLLTGEPGIGKTRLLEEFCARVQQQQGRVLWGSGFAAEMMRPYGIWIDALRSLALPTKAELALELGFLLPELGQPTQALPDPSHLFDAVVKLLEQWARQAPLLLVLDDIQWLDEASAALLHYALRVLRSRPVWMACTARSGELADNAAVAKVLRSLRREQRLQTLAISPLDAGQIAELMTRSTATAPSLAAEQVFVDSGGNPLLALEIARSQGHAQTSSASSLEVLIGDRLEQLDDSTRELLPWLAALGRSFQPSTVALVADCSTGQLLTAIEQLEQQSIIRPTTALSGATPPINGYDFAHGIIRQVVYQQLSAPRRQLIHQQIAQRLHQQAPDDDTLASDIAYHAGLGGDPALAVAAAVRAAEHSLKLFAYGEALHQAQQGLAHCQALDRPAQILAQTQLLRVSALAGFSAESAAQLEVEAQQLMQEAKRLGLTDAEAGALEILLILQFEGNNYRKVHQHSLRAAEVGRLASPVTTARMLAYSGACLAEIGRDMARAEALLLEAQALASRAGIEHCDIASGLGSVHRHCGRYDQARLHFQRAWRMAQTQRDHWRESTCLSYLAMTELEAGAPDAALPYCAEIVAVAAHMPEDSSAAAIAQALAAVAHYQLDTPAAAPELAQAIAALEEADAKRMLAYVLMQAAEMDLRCDRPDLALSRAELALAHAQIINHPSEIAQSWAIAVQGAIATANMPQAIAQFEALYPTINLYDLSLPAQTAVNQAVQQIQPDRK
- a CDS encoding ester cyclase, with the protein product MLAPNLLPLQRRTAHQWFCPTPTERNKQIAQQFCDATWGKGRLAVVDQFTSPDFIVDYPILPAPLDRDGFKAWVSDVHTALPDLQFTMTDVVGEGDKVVIAWTAEGTNTGPIGFLNLEATRRSVRFSGIIIYRLLEGRIVEERGEEDAIGLFKQLGLLG
- a CDS encoding homocysteine S-methyltransferase family protein; translation: MVDVPLTPSPIPSPPFPKESPTHAYPPLPQLADRLFLTDGGMETTFIFHQGLDLPHFAAFDLLKTAEGYQAIANYFRTYLDLAVQQRVGFVLESPTWRANSDWGSRLGYSAEELATANREAIALLHLLRQAYATPDTPIVVSGCIGPRGDGYSVSTAMTVAAAETYHRPQIQAFAEAGADLASAFTMNYVQEAIGIVRAAQAVGLPVVISFTVETDGHLPSGQSLGEAIAQVDGATGNGPAYYMINCAHPTHFADALIAGEPWVQRIRALRANASTLSHAELDEAETLDDGNPAELGQQYRALRAQFPQITVLGGCCGTDFRHVEAIANACLPIAWAHLNQNPLSAIGV